One window of the Pseudomonas knackmussii B13 genome contains the following:
- the yegQ gene encoding tRNA 5-hydroxyuridine modification protein YegQ, with product MLQAPELLSPAGSLKAMRHAFAYGADAVYAGQPRYSLRVRNNEFDLANLAIGIAEAHALGKRFYLVVNIAPHNAKLKTFLADLEPVLALGPDALIMSDPGMIMLVRQHFPTANIHLSVQANAVNWASVAFWRDQGLSRVILSRELSLEEIGEIREKVPDMELEVFVHGALCMAYSGRCLLSGYINRRDPNQGTCTNACRWEYQAHPANEDELGQLVREPTLGQGAPTNEVFLLEEGNRPGELMAAFEDEHGTYIMNSKDLRAIQHVQRLAEMGVHSLKIEGRTKSHFYVARTAQAYRRAIDDAVAGRPFDRGLMSELESLAHRGYTEGFLRRHVHDEYQNYQHGSSRSERQQFVGEFTGQWRGDLAEVRVKNRFAVGDSLELMTPSGNHTLRLQRLENAKGEAIAVAPGDGHVVSLPLPAELDLSHALLMRDLHEPQAKKGCSGSCGKCGG from the coding sequence ATGCTCCAAGCCCCCGAACTGCTCTCCCCCGCCGGCTCGCTGAAAGCCATGCGCCACGCCTTCGCCTACGGCGCCGACGCCGTCTATGCCGGGCAACCGCGCTACAGCCTGCGGGTGCGCAACAACGAATTCGACCTGGCCAACCTCGCCATCGGCATCGCCGAAGCCCACGCCCTGGGCAAGCGCTTCTACCTGGTGGTGAACATCGCCCCGCACAACGCCAAGCTGAAGACCTTCCTGGCCGACCTGGAGCCGGTGCTCGCACTCGGGCCAGACGCACTGATCATGTCCGATCCCGGCATGATCATGCTGGTTCGCCAGCATTTCCCCACCGCCAACATTCATCTTTCGGTGCAGGCCAACGCCGTCAACTGGGCCAGCGTGGCCTTCTGGCGCGACCAGGGCCTGAGCCGCGTGATCCTCTCCCGCGAGCTGTCGCTGGAGGAGATCGGCGAGATCCGCGAGAAGGTCCCGGACATGGAGCTGGAAGTCTTCGTTCACGGCGCGTTGTGCATGGCCTACTCCGGGCGCTGCCTGCTCTCCGGCTACATCAACCGCCGCGACCCCAACCAGGGCACCTGCACCAATGCCTGCCGCTGGGAATACCAGGCCCACCCGGCAAACGAGGACGAACTCGGCCAACTGGTGCGCGAACCGACCCTGGGCCAAGGCGCGCCCACCAACGAGGTGTTCCTGCTGGAAGAAGGCAACCGTCCCGGCGAGCTGATGGCCGCATTCGAGGACGAGCACGGCACCTACATCATGAATTCCAAGGACCTGCGTGCGATCCAGCATGTGCAGCGGCTGGCGGAGATGGGCGTGCATTCGCTGAAGATTGAAGGCCGCACCAAGTCGCACTTCTATGTAGCGCGGACTGCGCAGGCCTATCGCCGGGCCATCGACGATGCCGTGGCTGGTCGCCCCTTCGACCGCGGCCTGATGAGCGAGCTGGAGTCCCTCGCCCACCGGGGCTACACCGAAGGCTTCCTGCGTCGCCACGTGCACGACGAGTACCAGAACTACCAGCACGGCAGCTCGCGCTCCGAGCGCCAGCAGTTCGTCGGCGAATTCACCGGCCAATGGCGCGGCGACCTGGCCGAAGTGCGCGTGAAGAACCGCTTCGCGGTCGGCGACAGCCTCGAGCTGATGACCCCGTCCGGCAATCACACACTGCGCCTGCAGCGCCTGGAGAACGCCAAGGGAGAGGCCATCGCCGTGGCCCCCGGAGACGGTCATGTGGTCTCCCTGCCGCTGCCTGCCGAGCTGGACCTGAGCCACGCACTGCTGATGCGCGACCTGCACGAACCCCAGGCCAAGAAGGGATGCAGCGGCTCCTGCGGGAAATGCGGCGGCTGA
- a CDS encoding DUF3142 domain-containing protein produces MDRAWRALALGLLMLGGGRVGAATVDAADYDAFWLWGGVSAQPVLRQARTLYVLQGQVSAPRGAPDQPAHLHAQGIAVPRLKQGEVWVVYRAHSLRWSAESYATLLAQLRRWREAGNPVVGVQIDFDARTRYLAEYAGFLGDFRRRLPADYRLSITGLLDWSSNAEPAAIDQLKGVVDEVVVQTYQGRRTIPDYERYLPRVARLQLPFRIGLAQYGEWQAPDYLARSPWFRGYVVFLQNP; encoded by the coding sequence ATGGATCGGGCCTGGAGAGCGCTGGCGCTGGGCCTGCTGATGCTGGGGGGCGGCCGTGTTGGTGCCGCGACTGTCGATGCCGCCGACTACGACGCCTTCTGGTTGTGGGGCGGCGTTTCGGCGCAGCCGGTACTGCGCCAGGCGCGCACCCTCTATGTATTGCAGGGGCAGGTCAGTGCGCCGCGCGGCGCACCGGACCAGCCCGCGCACCTGCATGCCCAGGGCATTGCCGTTCCGCGGCTGAAGCAGGGCGAAGTCTGGGTGGTCTACCGCGCCCACAGCCTGCGCTGGAGCGCGGAAAGCTACGCGACCCTGCTGGCGCAATTGCGGCGCTGGCGTGAGGCGGGCAATCCGGTGGTCGGTGTGCAGATCGATTTCGATGCAAGAACCCGCTATCTCGCCGAATATGCCGGCTTCCTCGGTGACTTTCGCCGCCGTTTACCAGCTGACTACCGCTTGAGCATCACCGGCCTGCTGGACTGGAGCAGCAACGCAGAACCGGCCGCCATCGACCAGCTAAAGGGCGTGGTGGATGAAGTGGTGGTGCAGACCTACCAGGGCCGCCGGACCATCCCCGACTACGAGCGCTACCTGCCGCGCGTGGCTCGCCTGCAGCTGCCGTTCCGCATTGGCCTGGCGCAATACGGGGAATGGCAGGCACCGGACTACCTGGCACGCAGCCCCTGGTTCAGGGGCTACGTGGTGTTTCTGCAGAACCCCTGA
- a CDS encoding sulfatase-like hydrolase/transferase: MLLLPGALRATFALCLLVLGGTPMLLQAAENRPNILFILTDDLGINDIASWGDGQAPTPTLDALSRQSIRFRQHYVDSTCSVSRAALLTGRVPVSIGFEPDGLGLSPDLPTLPKALKQLGYATHHIGKWHVGEGLEYPQIEPSNQGFDDWLGMMNHFVLQGPGPDGKPLGRRPTYYDPWLQENGAPPVRHKGHLDDLLTDRAIALMEHPTSRKPWFINLWLLSPHKPIQPSQSFAAKFPNTPEGKYLALLAQLDHNVARLLDALERSGQSGRTIVVFASDNGSPNENRNSNFPLIGTKATYFEGGVRAPLLVRWPGHTGNRDITIATHEMDLFPTLVTLAGGKAPKGLDGRNLEPLLESGAAPRPLELFWAADNPFKGMSYGGHLPGKGLFYRNWGGELSSAAVTGPLLPGVPRTTKHEEFAREQTSSMIRQWELKHRPLPLAWKKPADGKPGVLTGRDLQRSPVFGSYAIGMGLGPARPDHSQTLLDQPGLWKVVLDEKGRVRIEHSGKSFIGQTLVLDRGCNALVVTGFVHPMATYPFPAQASAHLTVYLNGKVLLDSSDLIVRPADPKLLANPTYIGAAADGSQPFGGTISRPVVVGKQLMPEQEGYRLADMERAVCH; the protein is encoded by the coding sequence ATGTTGTTGTTGCCAGGTGCTCTACGCGCTACGTTCGCTCTTTGCCTGCTGGTCCTCGGCGGGACTCCGATGCTGCTCCAGGCTGCAGAAAACCGTCCCAACATCCTGTTCATTCTTACCGATGATCTTGGCATCAACGACATCGCGTCCTGGGGCGATGGCCAGGCACCAACTCCGACTCTCGATGCCCTCAGCCGGCAATCGATCCGTTTCCGCCAACATTACGTCGACAGCACATGCTCGGTCAGTCGCGCAGCGCTACTGACTGGCCGCGTGCCGGTTAGCATCGGCTTCGAGCCTGACGGCCTAGGCCTTTCGCCCGATCTGCCCACGCTGCCCAAAGCGCTTAAGCAACTGGGTTATGCAACCCACCACATCGGCAAATGGCACGTGGGCGAGGGACTGGAGTATCCGCAGATCGAGCCAAGCAACCAGGGTTTCGACGACTGGCTGGGGATGATGAACCACTTTGTCTTGCAGGGTCCTGGTCCAGACGGCAAGCCGTTGGGGCGTCGCCCGACGTATTACGATCCGTGGCTGCAGGAGAACGGTGCACCGCCAGTTCGGCACAAGGGGCACCTCGACGACCTACTCACCGATCGCGCCATTGCGCTCATGGAGCATCCGACATCGCGGAAGCCCTGGTTCATCAACCTCTGGCTACTGTCGCCTCACAAACCGATCCAGCCATCGCAGAGCTTCGCCGCGAAGTTCCCGAATACGCCCGAAGGTAAGTACCTGGCGCTCCTCGCCCAGTTGGACCACAACGTCGCCCGTCTGCTTGATGCGCTGGAGCGCAGCGGTCAGTCCGGCCGGACCATCGTGGTGTTCGCCAGTGACAACGGCAGCCCCAATGAAAATCGCAACAGCAACTTTCCATTGATCGGAACCAAGGCTACTTACTTCGAGGGCGGCGTACGGGCTCCCCTGCTGGTGCGCTGGCCGGGGCACACTGGCAACCGGGACATCACGATCGCCACGCACGAAATGGACCTCTTCCCAACGTTGGTCACTTTGGCCGGGGGCAAGGCCCCCAAAGGGCTAGATGGTCGAAACTTGGAGCCGCTTCTGGAGAGCGGCGCGGCACCGCGTCCGCTGGAATTGTTCTGGGCCGCTGACAATCCATTCAAAGGCATGAGTTACGGCGGGCATCTGCCCGGCAAAGGCCTGTTCTATCGCAACTGGGGTGGTGAATTGAGCAGTGCTGCGGTAACCGGTCCACTACTGCCGGGCGTACCGCGCACGACCAAGCACGAGGAGTTCGCGCGCGAGCAGACGTCTTCGATGATTAGGCAGTGGGAGCTGAAGCACCGGCCACTCCCGCTAGCCTGGAAGAAGCCTGCCGACGGCAAGCCTGGCGTTTTGACTGGCCGTGATCTGCAACGGTCGCCAGTGTTTGGCAGCTATGCAATCGGCATGGGACTAGGTCCTGCAAGGCCCGACCATTCGCAGACACTGCTGGATCAACCTGGTCTGTGGAAGGTCGTGTTGGATGAAAAGGGTCGGGTCCGTATTGAGCACAGCGGCAAGTCGTTCATTGGCCAGACGCTTGTGCTGGATCGCGGCTGCAATGCATTGGTGGTGACTGGATTTGTCCATCCCATGGCTACCTACCCGTTCCCTGCTCAGGCCAGTGCTCACTTGACGGTCTATCTCAACGGCAAGGTGCTGCTGGATAGCAGTGATCTCATTGTCCGCCCGGCTGATCCCAAGTTGCTCGCCAACCCGACCTACATCGGTGCCGCGGCTGACGGGTCGCAGCCATTCGGCGGCACCATCAGCCGGCCGGTAGTAGTGGGCAAGCAACTCATGCCCGAGCAGGAGGGCTACCGCCTCGCCGACATGGAGCGGGCGGTTTGTCACTGA
- a CDS encoding EAL domain-containing protein, translating to MTAYLDTPAVPFSHTDIRQQYAREIAIERTRLLYQGSRVPTLLMLLNGLALAGLLWDRQGALLLSGWLVWLVVLAVLRLIQVSAFHTASEERQADPHWLRAFLFGAGASGLTLAFAAIVLVPADAFLQQALVFGLIAAAILSASVAYAVSLPAFLTFSLPCLLPAIGYLLLRGNGLQQGWGLLGVILLSALLVVAWQINRLVQGSLLRRFQTLALVDHLEQAKGRTERLNADLGREVEQRRSAERALRSARDLLQARVEAGTLELSDSQARLALALEASELGLWDWNLETDEVHHSRLEEIFGISQDEVRSVRADLRPRLHPDDVPLLRRALVNHLKGRSDGYCIEYRVRHADGHWVWVEDRGRVMQRDARGKVTRMVGTRCDISARKRREEEQRLAATVFEAASEGIVILDPEYRLLAVNQAFSRVTGHRAEDVIGKFAARLSGNTDTLRQYLQIREELEEVGSWQGELLETRKNGEIYPQWLQLNVVRDNRGQVAHVVGFFADLTARRDAEERLRYLSHYDELTGLANRGLFKQRLHDAGQRARQNGRSLALLLIDMDRFKLLNDSLGHEVGDQLLRQIARRLTQTVPEADTIARLSADEFAVLIDSYSSLSALARLSSRLLTSLRMPMSAGGQELVVSASLGISLLPENAREISALMSQANMAMQHSKHLGGNTFQFFTDNLQASTVERLQMEVQLRKAIEEGQLEVYYQPKLNLANERLDSAEALVRWRHPQLGMVPPGEFIALAEETGLIGAIGEFVLRRACRQLRDWQAQGMGDLRVSVNLSVHQLRQGNLISLVRTVLDETGLAPQWLELELTESQLLENVESVCATFRQLREMGVKLAIDDFGTGYSSLSYLKRFPVDYVKIDQTFIRDLSAQGEDAAITRAIIAMVHSLELKVVAEGVERQEQLDFLRQHQCDEIQGYLISVPLAASAFAEFLRRVPLGDVQHAH from the coding sequence ATGACCGCATACCTAGACACGCCGGCGGTGCCGTTCAGCCACACGGACATCCGCCAGCAATACGCCCGCGAGATCGCCATCGAGCGAACTCGGCTGCTGTACCAGGGCTCGCGCGTGCCGACCCTGCTCATGCTGCTCAACGGCCTGGCCCTGGCCGGACTGCTGTGGGACCGCCAAGGCGCGCTGCTGCTCAGCGGCTGGCTGGTCTGGCTGGTAGTGCTGGCTGTTCTGCGACTGATCCAGGTTTCCGCCTTCCATACCGCGAGCGAAGAACGCCAGGCCGATCCGCACTGGCTGCGCGCCTTCCTGTTCGGCGCCGGTGCCTCCGGCCTGACCTTGGCCTTCGCCGCCATCGTGCTTGTTCCGGCCGACGCCTTCCTGCAACAGGCGCTAGTCTTCGGCCTGATCGCCGCGGCGATCCTCTCCGCGAGCGTCGCCTACGCGGTGAGCCTGCCGGCCTTCCTGACCTTCTCCCTGCCATGCCTGTTGCCGGCCATCGGTTATCTGCTGCTGCGGGGAAATGGCTTGCAGCAGGGCTGGGGCTTGCTCGGGGTGATCCTGCTGTCGGCCCTGCTGGTGGTGGCCTGGCAGATCAACCGACTGGTCCAGGGCAGCCTGTTGCGGCGCTTCCAGACCCTGGCGCTGGTCGACCACCTGGAGCAGGCCAAGGGCCGCACCGAGCGGCTCAACGCCGACCTGGGTCGCGAAGTCGAGCAACGCCGCAGCGCCGAGCGTGCCCTGCGCAGTGCGCGCGACCTGCTGCAAGCGCGGGTCGAGGCCGGCACCCTCGAGCTGAGCGACAGCCAGGCGCGCCTGGCCCTGGCGCTGGAAGCCAGCGAGTTGGGCCTGTGGGACTGGAACCTGGAAACCGACGAGGTGCACCACTCGCGCCTGGAAGAAATCTTCGGGATCAGCCAGGACGAGGTGCGCAGCGTGCGCGCCGACCTGCGTCCGCGCCTGCATCCGGACGACGTGCCGCTGCTGCGCCGGGCCCTGGTCAACCACCTCAAGGGCCGCAGCGACGGCTATTGCATCGAGTACCGGGTGCGCCATGCCGACGGCCACTGGGTCTGGGTCGAGGACCGTGGCCGGGTCATGCAGCGCGATGCCCGCGGCAAGGTCACGCGGATGGTCGGCACCCGCTGCGACATCAGCGCGCGCAAGCGTCGCGAAGAAGAGCAGCGGCTGGCGGCAACCGTGTTCGAGGCGGCCAGCGAGGGCATCGTCATCCTCGATCCGGAATACCGCCTGCTGGCGGTCAACCAGGCGTTCAGCCGGGTCACCGGGCACCGAGCGGAAGACGTCATCGGCAAATTCGCGGCGCGCCTCTCAGGCAATACCGATACCCTGCGCCAGTACCTGCAGATCCGCGAGGAGCTGGAAGAGGTCGGCAGCTGGCAGGGCGAGCTGCTGGAAACCCGCAAGAACGGCGAGATCTACCCGCAGTGGCTGCAACTCAACGTGGTGCGCGACAACCGCGGCCAGGTGGCGCATGTGGTGGGCTTCTTCGCCGATCTCACGGCGCGCCGCGACGCCGAGGAACGCCTGCGCTACCTGTCGCACTACGACGAACTGACCGGGCTGGCCAATCGCGGGCTGTTCAAGCAGCGCCTGCACGATGCCGGGCAACGCGCGCGGCAGAACGGCCGCAGCCTGGCCCTGCTGCTGATCGACATGGACCGCTTCAAGCTGCTCAACGACAGCCTCGGCCACGAGGTCGGCGACCAGTTGCTGCGCCAGATCGCCCGGCGCCTGACGCAGACGGTGCCCGAAGCCGATACCATCGCCCGGCTGTCCGCCGACGAATTCGCCGTGCTGATCGACTCCTACTCCAGCCTCTCGGCGCTGGCGCGGCTGTCCAGTCGCCTGCTGACCAGCCTGCGCATGCCGATGAGCGCGGGCGGCCAGGAGCTGGTGGTCAGCGCCTCGCTGGGTATCAGCCTGCTGCCGGAGAACGCGCGGGAGATTTCCGCGCTGATGAGCCAGGCGAACATGGCCATGCAGCATTCCAAGCACCTGGGCGGCAACACCTTCCAGTTCTTCACCGACAACCTGCAGGCGAGCACCGTGGAGCGCCTGCAGATGGAAGTGCAGCTGCGCAAGGCGATCGAGGAAGGGCAGCTCGAGGTGTACTACCAGCCCAAGCTGAACCTGGCCAACGAGCGCCTGGACAGCGCCGAGGCGCTGGTGCGCTGGCGCCATCCGCAGCTGGGCATGGTGCCGCCGGGCGAGTTCATCGCCCTGGCCGAGGAAACCGGGTTGATCGGCGCCATCGGCGAGTTCGTCCTGCGCCGCGCCTGCCGCCAGCTGCGTGACTGGCAGGCGCAGGGAATGGGCGATCTGCGGGTATCGGTGAACCTTTCGGTGCACCAGCTTCGCCAGGGCAACCTGATCAGCCTGGTGCGTACCGTGCTCGACGAAACCGGCCTGGCCCCGCAGTGGCTGGAGCTGGAGCTGACCGAAAGCCAGCTGCTGGAAAACGTCGAGAGCGTCTGCGCGACCTTCCGCCAGCTGCGCGAGATGGGCGTGAAGCTGGCCATCGACGACTTCGGCACCGGCTATTCCTCGCTCAGCTACCTCAAGCGCTTCCCGGTGGACTACGTGAAGATCGACCAGACCTTCATCCGCGACCTTTCGGCGCAGGGCGAGGACGCGGCCATCACCCGCGCCATCATCGCCATGGTCCACAGCCTGGAGCTGAAGGTGGTGGCCGAGGGCGTGGAACGCCAGGAGCAGCTGGATTTCCTGCGCCAGCACCAGTGCGACGAGATCCAGGGCTACCTGATCAGCGTGCCGCTGGCGGCCAGCGCCTTTGCGGAATTTCTCCGGCGCGTGCCGCTGGGCGACGTGCAGCACGCGCATTGA
- a CDS encoding methyltransferase domain-containing protein — protein MRKDIRRFVQLAAETLPLTEPIFEFGALQVHDNPELEDLRSLFPGREYVGCDMRPGPGVDKVLNLHQIDLPDAVAGTVVLMDTLEHVEYPRQAISEVLRILKPGGTLIMSSVMDFPIHGYPNDYWRFTPEGFRSLLKSFDLSHVGYHGLREEMPHTIVGVSFKGHQPDMTAYEERYRKWQHFCNCVHRKLANA, from the coding sequence ATGCGTAAGGACATTCGTCGCTTCGTTCAGCTGGCTGCAGAAACTCTGCCCCTGACCGAGCCAATCTTCGAGTTCGGCGCCCTGCAGGTGCACGACAATCCTGAGCTGGAAGATTTGCGGAGTCTGTTCCCGGGGCGCGAGTACGTCGGCTGCGACATGCGTCCTGGCCCCGGCGTCGACAAGGTGCTCAACCTGCACCAGATCGACTTACCCGATGCGGTAGCCGGCACCGTGGTACTGATGGACACCCTCGAACACGTCGAGTACCCGCGCCAGGCCATCAGCGAGGTGCTCCGCATCCTCAAACCCGGCGGCACGCTGATCATGAGTTCGGTGATGGATTTCCCCATCCACGGCTATCCGAACGATTACTGGCGTTTTACGCCCGAAGGCTTCCGCTCGCTACTGAAATCATTCGACTTGAGCCACGTCGGCTATCACGGCCTGCGCGAAGAAATGCCGCATACCATCGTTGGCGTCAGCTTCAAGGGACACCAACCGGACATGACGGCGTATGAGGAGCGCTATCGAAAGTGGCAGCACTTCTGCAACTGCGTACACCGTAAGCTGGCTAACGCCTGA
- the uvrD gene encoding DNA helicase II → MNDDLSLLLNSLNDPQRQAVAAPLGQQRVLAGAGSGKTRVLVHRIAWLIQVEHASPHSILAVTFTNKAAAEMRARIEQLLGISPAGMWVGTFHGLAHRLLRAHWQEAGLPENFQILDSDDQLRIVKRVVRELGLDEQRWPPRQAQWFINGQKDEGNRPQNIQASGDLYLATMVKVYEAYEEACARAGVVDFAELLLRSLDLWRNNPGLLAHYQRRFRHILVDEFQDTNAVQYAWLRFLAKGGESLMVVGDDDQSIYGWRGAKIENIQHFADDFAGTADIRLEQNYRSTGTILKAANALIANNQGRLGKELWTDGVDGDPITLYAGFNEHDEARYIVESIEDALRKDGLKRSEIAILYRSNAQSRVLEEALLREKIPYRIYGGQRFFERAEIKNALAYLRLIRLRDDDAALERVINIPPRGIGEKTVEAIRNAARLNGTSMWRAINDVIAAKAVAGRAASALNGFLETVDLLAQKVEEMPLHLMTQTVIEESGLITYHKEEKGEKGQARVENLEELVSAARAFETPDEEDVPPLVAFLDHTALESGDTQADAFEDSVQLMTLHSAKGLEFPLVFLAGMEEGLFPHKMSLEEPGRLEEERRLAYVGITRAMQRLVMTYAETRRLYGSETYNKVSRFVREIPPSLIQEVRLSNSVSRPLSGNQRSGNLFSGAGVPDTPFSLGQTVRHPLFGDGVILNFEGSGAQARVQVNFDSEGSKWLMLGYAKLEAV, encoded by the coding sequence ATGAATGACGACCTCTCCCTCCTGCTCAACTCCCTCAACGATCCCCAGCGCCAGGCCGTCGCCGCGCCCCTCGGCCAGCAACGCGTGCTGGCTGGTGCCGGCTCCGGCAAGACCCGCGTGCTGGTGCATCGGATCGCCTGGCTGATCCAGGTCGAGCACGCCTCGCCGCACAGCATCCTGGCGGTGACCTTCACCAACAAGGCCGCGGCGGAGATGCGCGCGCGCATCGAGCAGCTGCTGGGCATAAGCCCGGCCGGCATGTGGGTCGGCACCTTCCACGGCCTGGCGCACCGCCTGCTGCGCGCGCACTGGCAGGAGGCCGGGCTGCCGGAGAACTTCCAGATCCTCGACAGCGACGACCAGCTGCGCATCGTCAAGCGCGTGGTCCGCGAGCTGGGCCTGGACGAGCAGCGCTGGCCGCCGCGCCAGGCGCAGTGGTTCATCAACGGGCAGAAGGACGAGGGCAACCGGCCGCAGAACATTCAGGCCAGCGGCGACCTCTACCTGGCGACCATGGTCAAGGTCTACGAGGCTTACGAAGAGGCCTGCGCGCGCGCCGGCGTGGTCGACTTCGCCGAGCTGCTGCTGCGCTCGCTGGACCTGTGGCGCAACAACCCGGGCCTGCTGGCGCACTACCAACGACGCTTCCGGCACATCCTGGTCGACGAGTTCCAGGACACCAACGCCGTGCAGTACGCCTGGCTGCGCTTCCTCGCCAAGGGCGGCGAAAGCCTGATGGTGGTGGGCGACGACGACCAGTCGATCTACGGCTGGCGCGGTGCGAAGATCGAGAACATCCAGCACTTCGCCGACGACTTCGCCGGCACCGCGGACATCCGCCTGGAGCAGAACTACCGCTCCACCGGCACCATCCTCAAGGCCGCCAACGCCCTGATCGCCAACAACCAGGGGCGCCTGGGCAAGGAACTCTGGACCGACGGAGTCGATGGCGACCCAATTACCCTCTACGCCGGCTTCAACGAACACGACGAAGCCCGCTACATCGTCGAGAGCATCGAGGACGCCCTGCGCAAGGACGGCCTCAAGCGCAGCGAAATCGCCATCCTCTACCGCTCCAACGCCCAGTCGCGGGTGCTGGAAGAGGCGCTGCTGCGCGAGAAGATTCCCTACCGCATCTACGGCGGCCAACGCTTCTTCGAGCGCGCCGAGATCAAGAACGCCCTCGCCTACCTGCGTCTGATCCGCCTGCGCGACGACGACGCCGCGCTGGAGCGAGTGATCAACATCCCGCCACGCGGGATTGGCGAGAAGACGGTCGAGGCCATCCGCAACGCCGCGCGCCTGAACGGCACCTCCATGTGGCGTGCAATCAATGACGTGATCGCCGCCAAGGCCGTGGCCGGCCGCGCCGCCAGCGCGCTCAACGGCTTCCTCGAAACCGTCGACCTGCTGGCGCAGAAAGTCGAAGAGATGCCGCTGCACCTGATGACCCAGACGGTCATTGAGGAGTCCGGGCTGATCACCTACCACAAGGAAGAGAAAGGCGAGAAAGGCCAGGCCCGGGTAGAAAACCTGGAAGAACTGGTCAGCGCCGCCCGCGCCTTCGAGACGCCGGACGAAGAGGACGTGCCGCCGCTGGTGGCCTTCCTCGACCACACCGCACTGGAGTCCGGCGACACCCAGGCCGACGCCTTCGAGGACAGCGTGCAGCTGATGACCCTGCACAGCGCCAAGGGCCTGGAATTCCCGCTGGTGTTCCTCGCCGGCATGGAAGAAGGCCTGTTCCCGCACAAGATGAGCCTGGAAGAGCCCGGCCGCCTGGAAGAGGAACGCCGCCTCGCCTACGTCGGCATCACCCGCGCCATGCAACGCCTGGTGATGACCTACGCGGAAACCCGCCGCCTCTACGGCAGCGAGACCTACAACAAGGTCTCGCGCTTCGTCCGCGAAATCCCGCCGAGCCTGATCCAGGAAGTGCGCCTGTCCAACTCGGTCAGCCGCCCGCTGTCGGGCAACCAGCGCAGCGGCAACCTGTTCAGCGGCGCCGGCGTCCCCGACACCCCCTTCTCCCTCGGCCAGACCGTCCGCCACCCGCTGTTCGGCGACGGCGTGATCCTCAACTTCGAAGGCTCCGGCGCCCAGGCCCGGGTGCAGGTCAACTTCGACAGCGAAGGCAGCAAGTGGCTGATGCTGGGGTATGCGAAGTTGGAAGCCGTCTGA